The following are encoded together in the Nocardioides thalensis genome:
- a CDS encoding DUF2505 domain-containing protein has protein sequence MATRIEHVLTYDAPAADVAAMLSDKAFRDQVCVDMRTVSHSVSIEGGVDAKKVVIEMEQPTEGVPGFAKKFVGATTTIVQSEDWKSPTHGDIHVTIPGKPGEMVGTAVLTEADGVTTETVKLDITVRIPLVGGKIEDLIGGLLIKALKSENRTGRAWLAR, from the coding sequence ATGGCAACTCGAATCGAGCACGTGCTGACCTACGACGCTCCGGCCGCCGACGTGGCCGCGATGCTCTCCGACAAGGCCTTCCGCGACCAGGTCTGCGTGGACATGCGGACGGTGAGCCACAGCGTCTCGATCGAGGGCGGCGTCGACGCCAAGAAGGTCGTCATCGAGATGGAGCAGCCGACCGAGGGCGTGCCCGGGTTCGCCAAGAAGTTCGTCGGCGCCACCACCACGATCGTCCAGTCCGAGGACTGGAAGAGCCCGACTCACGGCGACATCCACGTCACGATCCCGGGGAAGCCCGGCGAGATGGTCGGCACCGCGGTCCTCACTGAGGCCGACGGCGTGACCACCGAGACCGTCAAGCTCGACATCACCGTCCGGATCCCGCTCGTCGGCGGCAAGATCGAGGACCTGATCGGCGGCCTGCTGATCAAGGCTCTGAAGTCGGAGAACCGGACGGGTCGGGCCTGGCTGGCTCGCTGA
- the pruA gene encoding L-glutamate gamma-semialdehyde dehydrogenase has product MDAITFPPAPTNEPNLTYAPGTPEREQLTTEIARLEGEQRQLDAYIGGEWTPGGGEEIRVVQPHDHAHVLGVTRGADQKDAQRAIEAAAEAAPAWRDLPMDERCAVLMRAADLLAGPWRQRLNAATVLGQSKTAFQAEIDAACELIDFWRFNVHYAKQILAEQPIANSPGVWNRTDHRPLEGFVYAITPFNFTAIAGNLPTAPALMGNTVIWKPSPTQQLAASLTMELLEEAGMPPGVINMLPGDGLAVSEVALAHPDLAGIHFTGSTPTFQRLWQTVGQNIAGYRSYPRLVGETGGKDFVIAHPSADPEVVTTALIRGAFEFSGQKCSAASRAYVARSVWDRMKDDLVAKTEALSMGDPTDFSHFMGAVIDDRAFAKHVAAIKRAQETSGLEVIAGGQTDDSVGWFVRPTIVVGGDPTDEMFTTEYFGPILAVHVYEDGDFETVVRQAEAAAPYALTGAVIARDRTAIAWASETLRFAAGNFYVNDKPTGAVVGQQPFGGGRASGTNDKAGAASNLLRWTSSRSIKETLVPPTDHVYPYMG; this is encoded by the coding sequence ATGGACGCCATCACGTTCCCGCCGGCTCCCACCAACGAGCCGAACCTGACCTATGCGCCCGGCACCCCGGAGCGCGAGCAGCTCACCACGGAGATCGCCCGCCTCGAGGGCGAGCAGCGACAGCTCGACGCCTACATCGGCGGCGAGTGGACGCCGGGCGGGGGTGAGGAGATCCGCGTCGTGCAGCCGCACGACCACGCGCACGTGCTGGGCGTGACCCGCGGCGCGGACCAGAAGGACGCGCAGCGAGCGATCGAGGCGGCGGCGGAGGCCGCGCCGGCGTGGCGCGACCTGCCGATGGACGAGCGGTGCGCGGTGCTCATGCGCGCGGCCGACCTGCTGGCCGGGCCGTGGCGGCAGCGGCTCAACGCGGCGACCGTGCTCGGTCAGTCGAAGACGGCGTTCCAGGCCGAGATCGACGCGGCGTGCGAGCTGATCGACTTCTGGCGGTTCAACGTCCACTACGCGAAGCAGATCCTGGCCGAGCAGCCGATCGCCAACAGCCCCGGCGTGTGGAACCGCACCGACCACCGCCCGCTGGAGGGCTTCGTCTACGCGATCACGCCGTTCAACTTCACCGCGATCGCGGGCAACCTGCCGACCGCGCCGGCGCTGATGGGCAACACGGTCATCTGGAAGCCGTCGCCGACCCAGCAGCTCGCCGCCAGCCTCACGATGGAGCTGCTCGAGGAGGCCGGCATGCCGCCAGGCGTCATCAACATGCTCCCCGGCGACGGGCTGGCCGTCTCCGAGGTCGCGCTCGCACACCCCGACCTCGCCGGGATCCACTTCACCGGCTCCACCCCGACGTTCCAGCGGCTGTGGCAGACCGTCGGGCAGAACATCGCCGGCTACCGCTCCTACCCGCGGCTCGTGGGGGAGACCGGCGGCAAGGACTTCGTGATCGCGCACCCCAGCGCCGACCCGGAGGTCGTCACCACCGCCCTGATCCGCGGCGCGTTCGAATTCTCCGGCCAGAAGTGCTCCGCCGCCTCGCGGGCCTACGTCGCCCGGTCGGTGTGGGACCGCATGAAGGACGACCTGGTCGCGAAGACCGAGGCGCTGTCGATGGGCGACCCCACCGACTTCTCCCACTTCATGGGCGCGGTGATCGACGACCGCGCATTCGCCAAGCACGTCGCGGCGATCAAGCGCGCGCAGGAGACCTCCGGCCTGGAGGTCATCGCCGGTGGGCAGACCGATGACAGCGTCGGCTGGTTCGTGCGGCCCACGATCGTCGTCGGTGGCGACCCGACCGACGAGATGTTCACGACGGAGTACTTCGGCCCGATCCTCGCCGTCCACGTCTACGAGGATGGCGACTTCGAGACGGTCGTCCGCCAGGCGGAGGCCGCGGCGCCGTACGCCCTGACCGGCGCGGTCATCGCCCGGGACCGTACGGCGATCGCCTGGGCGAGCGAGACGCTGCGCTTCGCTGCCGGCAACTTCTACGTCAACGACAAGCCGACCGGCGCCGTCGTCGGGCAGCAGCCGTTCGGGGGCGGCCGGGCGTCGGGCACCAACGACAAGGCCGGCGCGGCGAGCAACCTGCTGCGCTGGACGTCGTCGCGCTCGATCAAGGAGACGCTGGTGCCGCCCACCGACCACGTCTACCCCTACATGGGGTGA
- a CDS encoding HAD family hydrolase, whose protein sequence is MSAPYAACLIDVFGTALSVDFERYNAGIAERAGVDAATFIDAVQLWAAGVMDGSTPIAEALERTLRDCGASPNRALIDELVTLERALLHDLAVLHDDTLPFLELLREKGVRTAFVSNCSDNTGPLLEALGLTALVEELVLSCEVGSAKPSPGIYEVALERLDVFAEDALFVDDQQAYCEGAAALGIRAVRIDRAGWAGDVSLLTDLTEYF, encoded by the coding sequence ATGAGTGCGCCGTACGCTGCCTGTCTCATCGACGTCTTCGGCACCGCACTCAGCGTCGACTTCGAGCGCTACAACGCCGGGATCGCCGAGCGGGCCGGCGTCGATGCAGCAACGTTCATCGACGCGGTTCAGCTGTGGGCGGCCGGGGTCATGGACGGGAGCACGCCGATCGCCGAGGCGCTCGAGAGGACACTCAGGGACTGCGGTGCCTCTCCCAACCGGGCATTGATCGACGAGCTGGTCACGTTGGAGCGCGCTCTGCTGCACGACCTCGCGGTGCTGCACGACGACACCCTGCCGTTCCTGGAATTGCTCCGCGAGAAAGGAGTGCGGACCGCATTCGTCAGCAACTGTTCCGACAACACGGGCCCCCTCCTCGAGGCGCTCGGGCTCACGGCGCTCGTGGAGGAACTGGTGCTGTCGTGCGAGGTCGGCAGCGCGAAGCCCTCGCCAGGTATCTACGAAGTCGCGCTGGAACGCCTTGACGTCTTCGCCGAGGACGCCCTCTTCGTCGATGACCAGCAGGCCTACTGCGAGGGAGCAGCGGCGCTCGGCATCCGGGCCGTGCGGATCGACCGGGCCGGATGGGCGGGGGACGTGAGTCTGTTGACTGATCTGACCGAATACTTCTGA
- a CDS encoding diadenosine tetraphosphate hydrolase: protein MTDDFRQDRVGSALAGTNPTVLRRLRAGFAVIGDVQHLPGYCVLITDTPGVDQLTDLPVDTQHVFLEDMALLGRAVSAVCRRRDPQFRRINLEIQGNTDAFLHAHVTPRYEWEPAEVVGWPAALHHWTGRVDAERDALGPQHDDLRRELLAAIDAEVAARG from the coding sequence ATGACCGACGACTTCCGCCAGGACCGCGTCGGCTCCGCCCTCGCCGGCACCAACCCCACCGTGCTGCGCCGCCTCCGTGCGGGGTTCGCGGTCATCGGGGACGTCCAGCACCTGCCGGGCTACTGCGTGCTGATCACCGACACGCCGGGCGTCGACCAGCTGACCGACCTGCCGGTCGACACCCAGCACGTCTTCCTCGAGGACATGGCCCTGCTCGGGCGAGCCGTGTCGGCGGTGTGCCGCCGCCGTGACCCGCAGTTCCGGCGCATCAACCTGGAGATCCAGGGCAACACCGACGCGTTCCTCCACGCCCACGTGACGCCCCGCTACGAGTGGGAGCCCGCGGAGGTCGTCGGCTGGCCGGCCGCCCTCCACCACTGGACGGGCCGCGTCGATGCGGAGCGGGACGCGCTCGGTCCGCAGCACGACGACCTGCGCCGCGAGCTGCTCGCCGCGATTGACGCCGAGGTCGCAGCGAGAGGATGA
- the rodA gene encoding rod shape-determining protein RodA, producing MSVMTRPGATTAARSRRTTSETWVARARELDWVLLGAVLVLGLLGCLLVWSATVERDDLTGGDPRAFMAKQVVNLVIGVGLMAAVAATDHRWVRILAPVGYLLAVVGLVLVLTMGTTVNGSQSWLMIGGLSLQPSELAKLAVVVGMALVVAERSEGRRDPGGSVDVVLMLCVAAAPAVLILAQPDLGTMLVLSATVFGVLAASGAHRGWLGGLAGGGVLLAAFAVMSGFLKEYQVDRFLAFTNPDLDPRGAGYNVEQARIAVGNGGLFGQGLFDGSQTRSGFVPEQHTDFVFTVAGEELGLVGAALIVALLGVVLWRALRIATRADDVFGRIAAAGIACWFGFQAFQNIGMCLGIMPVTGVPLPFVSYGGSSMFAGMLAVGLLQNIHLRTRSGPAARLRPAR from the coding sequence ATGAGCGTGATGACCCGGCCCGGCGCCACGACTGCGGCGCGCTCGCGCCGTACGACCTCGGAGACGTGGGTCGCCCGCGCGCGAGAGCTGGACTGGGTCCTGCTCGGGGCGGTGCTGGTGCTCGGACTGCTCGGGTGCCTGCTCGTGTGGTCGGCGACGGTCGAGCGCGACGACCTCACCGGCGGCGACCCAAGGGCGTTCATGGCCAAGCAGGTCGTCAACCTCGTGATCGGCGTCGGCCTGATGGCCGCGGTCGCCGCGACCGACCACCGGTGGGTGCGGATCCTCGCGCCCGTCGGCTACCTGCTCGCCGTCGTCGGGCTGGTGCTGGTGCTCACCATGGGCACGACCGTCAACGGCTCGCAGTCGTGGCTGATGATCGGCGGCCTGTCGCTCCAGCCCTCGGAGCTGGCCAAGCTCGCCGTGGTCGTCGGGATGGCGCTGGTCGTCGCCGAGCGCTCCGAGGGCCGCCGTGACCCCGGCGGCTCGGTCGACGTCGTGCTCATGCTCTGCGTGGCCGCCGCGCCCGCCGTACTGATCCTCGCGCAGCCCGACCTCGGCACCATGCTCGTGCTCAGCGCCACCGTCTTCGGCGTGCTGGCCGCGTCGGGCGCCCACCGAGGCTGGCTCGGCGGGCTCGCCGGCGGAGGTGTGCTGCTCGCGGCGTTCGCCGTGATGAGCGGCTTCCTGAAGGAGTACCAGGTCGACCGGTTCCTCGCCTTCACGAACCCCGACCTCGACCCGCGCGGCGCCGGCTACAACGTCGAGCAGGCGCGGATCGCCGTCGGCAACGGCGGCCTGTTCGGCCAGGGCCTCTTCGACGGGTCGCAGACCCGCTCGGGCTTCGTGCCGGAGCAGCACACCGACTTCGTGTTCACGGTCGCGGGGGAGGAGCTCGGCCTCGTCGGCGCCGCGCTCATCGTCGCGCTGCTGGGCGTCGTGCTGTGGCGCGCCCTGCGGATCGCCACCCGCGCCGACGACGTCTTCGGCCGGATCGCCGCGGCCGGCATCGCCTGCTGGTTCGGCTTCCAGGCCTTCCAGAACATCGGGATGTGCCTCGGGATCATGCCCGTCACCGGCGTCCCGCTCCCGTTCGTGTCCTACGGCGGCTCGTCGATGTTCGCCGGCATGCTCGCCGTCGGGCTGCTCCAGAACATCCACCTGCGCACGCGCTCGGGGCCGGCCGCGCGGCTGCGCCCGGCGCGATGA
- the mrdA gene encoding penicillin-binding protein 2, whose amino-acid sequence MSAADTRPRDQRGRLRLVVIQALVFSLLATLGVRLWYLQVLSGEDYQGQAAAQSVREIVVQPQRGLIVDAMGRPLVTNRLTWVVSIDTTLLGKMEPEVRRKLLRRTGKVIGERPRAIAKRLVLCGTEGAVPGMCWNGSPYQPVPVATDVPQSAALRIKEQAEDFPGVIAEEQTVREYPEPFGINAAHVLGYLSPVTKDELDAAETAGDTSVNGASVVGRAGVEKEYDAWLRGQPGYQRVAVDSNGRVLGDVSDLAAQPGDTLVTSIDAKVQSVVEKQLHDMIMTARGTVDTVTGRPYEADSGAAIVMEADTGRIVAMASQPTYDPSVWAGGITEKQLARLYSEAAGTPLLGRATQGQFAPGSTWKPFMTAGALTNGYGTDTILDCSSSFTVGNRAFKNYESGAYGPISFAKALEVSCNTFFYRVGYNYWAKYGSDVADVDAKDPLVEEAKDFGFGSPTGIDIPGEAAGRIADREWKRDYYKSQKDYYCDIAEKPQDEKTSDFVYLFAREFCIEGYAYRAGDAANFAIGQGDTIVTPLQLARAYGALANGGTLYEPRIGKAIVSPSGEVIRRIKPSVQGRVDLPDHVLTYIDEALKNVTRVGTMAWRMGGFPLDDVVVRAKTGSAEVYGKQSTSWVASYTDDYVVVMMVSQGGTGSGTSGPGIRKIWEALYGVQGEEAGVVDPTKAAIPGTTPPDGLPVFGRDGSILPPREEGDS is encoded by the coding sequence ATGAGCGCTGCTGACACGCGTCCCCGGGACCAGCGCGGCCGGCTCCGGCTGGTCGTGATCCAGGCGCTGGTCTTCTCGCTGCTCGCCACGCTCGGCGTCCGGCTGTGGTATCTCCAGGTGCTCTCCGGCGAGGACTACCAGGGCCAGGCCGCAGCCCAGTCGGTCCGCGAGATCGTCGTCCAGCCGCAGCGCGGGCTGATCGTCGACGCCATGGGCCGCCCGCTGGTCACCAACCGGCTCACGTGGGTCGTCTCGATCGACACGACGCTGCTCGGCAAGATGGAGCCGGAAGTACGGCGCAAGCTGCTGCGTCGTACGGGGAAGGTCATCGGCGAGCGTCCCCGCGCCATCGCCAAGCGGCTGGTGCTGTGCGGCACCGAGGGCGCGGTGCCGGGAATGTGCTGGAACGGCTCCCCGTACCAGCCGGTGCCCGTCGCCACCGACGTGCCGCAGTCCGCCGCGCTGCGGATCAAGGAGCAGGCCGAGGACTTCCCGGGCGTGATCGCCGAGGAGCAGACGGTCCGCGAGTATCCCGAGCCCTTCGGCATCAACGCCGCGCACGTGCTGGGCTACCTGAGCCCGGTCACCAAGGACGAGCTCGACGCCGCGGAGACGGCCGGCGACACCTCGGTCAACGGCGCGTCGGTCGTGGGCCGCGCCGGCGTCGAGAAGGAGTACGACGCGTGGCTGCGCGGCCAGCCCGGCTACCAGCGGGTCGCGGTCGACTCCAACGGGCGGGTGCTCGGCGACGTCAGCGACCTCGCGGCCCAGCCGGGCGACACACTGGTGACCTCGATCGACGCCAAGGTGCAGTCGGTGGTGGAGAAGCAGCTCCACGACATGATCATGACCGCGCGCGGCACCGTCGACACCGTGACCGGCCGGCCCTACGAGGCCGACTCCGGGGCCGCGATCGTGATGGAGGCAGACACCGGCCGGATCGTCGCGATGGCCTCGCAGCCGACGTACGACCCGTCGGTGTGGGCGGGCGGCATCACCGAGAAGCAGCTCGCGCGGCTCTACTCCGAGGCCGCGGGCACGCCGCTGCTCGGCCGCGCGACCCAGGGCCAGTTCGCGCCCGGCTCGACGTGGAAGCCGTTCATGACGGCAGGTGCGCTGACCAACGGCTACGGCACCGACACGATCCTCGACTGCTCGTCGTCGTTCACCGTCGGCAACCGGGCGTTCAAGAACTACGAATCCGGTGCCTACGGGCCGATCTCGTTCGCGAAGGCGCTCGAGGTCTCGTGCAACACCTTCTTCTACCGGGTCGGCTACAACTACTGGGCCAAGTACGGCTCCGACGTCGCCGACGTCGACGCGAAGGACCCGCTGGTCGAGGAGGCCAAGGACTTCGGCTTCGGCAGCCCGACCGGCATCGACATCCCGGGCGAGGCCGCGGGCCGGATCGCCGACCGCGAGTGGAAGCGCGACTATTACAAGTCCCAGAAGGACTATTACTGCGACATCGCGGAGAAGCCGCAGGACGAGAAGACCAGCGACTTCGTCTACCTCTTCGCGCGCGAGTTCTGCATCGAGGGCTACGCCTACCGCGCCGGCGATGCCGCCAACTTCGCGATCGGCCAGGGCGACACGATCGTCACGCCGCTCCAGCTGGCCCGCGCGTACGGCGCCCTCGCCAACGGCGGCACGCTCTACGAGCCGCGGATCGGCAAGGCGATCGTCTCGCCGTCCGGCGAGGTGATCCGCCGGATCAAGCCGTCGGTGCAGGGTCGCGTGGACCTGCCCGACCACGTGCTCACCTACATCGACGAGGCGCTGAAGAACGTCACCCGCGTCGGCACCATGGCCTGGCGAATGGGCGGGTTCCCGCTCGACGACGTCGTCGTCCGCGCCAAGACCGGCTCGGCCGAGGTCTACGGCAAGCAGTCGACCTCGTGGGTCGCGTCCTACACCGACGACTACGTCGTCGTGATGATGGTGTCGCAGGGCGGCACCGGCTCGGGCACGTCCGGCCCCGGCATCCGCAAGATCTGGGAGGCGCTCTACGGCGTCCAGGGCGAGGAGGCCGGCGTCGTCGACCCCACCAAGGCCGCGATCCCCGGTACGACGCCGCCGGACGGCCTGCCGGTCTTCGGCCGCGACGGCTCGATCCTGCCGCCCCGCGAGGAGGGTGACTCATGA
- a CDS encoding rod shape-determining protein MreD, translating to MRTTSRLLAVLVAVVGALLLQVTVLPEFAPLFTWQGVGPGLVLLVVVATALVTDPKFATLTGFGAGLLLDLAPPADHLAGRWALALLVVGYVVSRLVHDHQPVAPGPLEQTARTRPPWAVVAAAAAGGSFIGTSTFVLSGLLLGDQDGAVGGLLEVVGISLVWDVAFALVVVPATTWLYATLSGARDDRLRVTPRLPRRTTVETPHDVLRLPRFAPPANNAAGTPKSR from the coding sequence ATGCGTACGACGTCCCGCCTGCTCGCCGTGCTGGTCGCGGTCGTCGGCGCGCTGCTGCTCCAGGTCACCGTGCTCCCGGAGTTCGCCCCGCTCTTCACCTGGCAGGGCGTCGGCCCCGGTCTGGTGCTCCTCGTCGTGGTCGCGACCGCCCTCGTCACCGACCCGAAGTTCGCGACGCTGACCGGCTTCGGCGCCGGTCTTCTGCTCGACCTGGCACCCCCGGCCGACCACCTGGCCGGCCGGTGGGCGCTCGCGCTGCTCGTCGTCGGCTACGTCGTCAGCCGGCTCGTGCACGACCACCAGCCCGTCGCTCCCGGTCCGCTGGAGCAGACGGCCCGCACCCGGCCGCCGTGGGCGGTCGTCGCTGCGGCCGCCGCCGGAGGGTCGTTCATCGGCACGTCCACGTTCGTGCTCAGCGGCCTGCTACTCGGCGACCAGGACGGCGCCGTCGGCGGCCTGCTCGAGGTCGTGGGCATCTCGCTGGTCTGGGACGTCGCGTTCGCGCTGGTCGTCGTGCCGGCCACCACCTGGCTCTACGCCACGCTGTCCGGCGCCCGCGACGACCGGCTGCGGGTGACGCCGCGCCTGCCCCGGAGGACCACCGTCGAAACACCCCACGACGTTCTTCGCCTCCCCCGCTTCGCTCCTCCGGCGAACAACGCCGCGGGGACCCCGAAAAGCCGATGA
- the mreC gene encoding rod shape-determining protein MreC: MTALDNRPDTDAGRRPVRRVGAPLEREARHGLPSRSMIVALVLACVTLMVVDKAGGADSPVAAARRTAGEVLGPVEAGVSALVGPIAALPGALRTNDSLRADVAELEELNADLRRELRTDAYDDNRVADLRGLCAIAGDLGYALTAARVIAIGGAQSFSDTVTIDAGSDSGLHPDMTVLNRDGLVGRVTSVTSHTATVLLAVDPESTVGGRVGDSMELGFVHGRGEAGDDGRLDLQLADRSVIPEQGQPVVTWGSEGGAPYVAGVPIGSVSRVYESLRDTSYRAVLEPYVDFTSLDLVGVVVPSGSTHAVIEADGSCG; the protein is encoded by the coding sequence ATGACCGCTCTCGACAACCGCCCGGACACCGACGCCGGCCGACGGCCGGTCCGTCGCGTCGGCGCTCCGCTGGAGCGCGAGGCTCGGCACGGCCTGCCGTCGCGATCGATGATCGTCGCCCTGGTGCTCGCGTGCGTGACCCTCATGGTCGTCGACAAGGCGGGCGGCGCCGACTCGCCGGTCGCCGCGGCCCGCCGTACCGCCGGCGAGGTGCTGGGCCCGGTCGAGGCAGGGGTGAGCGCACTGGTCGGCCCGATCGCCGCGCTCCCCGGCGCGCTGCGCACCAACGACTCGCTCCGCGCCGACGTCGCCGAGCTCGAGGAGCTGAACGCCGACCTGCGCCGTGAGCTGCGCACCGACGCCTACGACGACAACCGGGTCGCTGACCTGCGCGGCCTGTGCGCGATCGCGGGCGACCTCGGCTACGCGCTGACCGCGGCGCGCGTCATCGCCATCGGCGGCGCGCAGTCGTTCTCCGACACCGTGACGATCGACGCCGGCTCCGACAGCGGCCTGCACCCCGACATGACGGTGCTCAACCGCGACGGGCTGGTCGGCCGGGTCACCTCGGTGACCAGCCACACCGCCACCGTGCTGCTCGCCGTCGACCCGGAGTCGACCGTCGGCGGCAGGGTCGGCGACTCGATGGAGCTCGGGTTCGTGCACGGCCGCGGGGAGGCCGGCGACGACGGTCGCCTCGACCTCCAGCTGGCCGACCGCTCGGTGATCCCCGAGCAGGGCCAGCCGGTGGTCACCTGGGGCAGCGAGGGCGGCGCGCCGTACGTGGCCGGCGTCCCGATCGGCTCCGTCTCGCGCGTCTACGAGTCGCTGCGCGACACCTCCTACCGCGCGGTGCTGGAGCCCTACGTCGACTTCACCTCGCTCGACCTGGTCGGCGTCGTCGTGCCGTCCGGTAGTACCCACGCCGTCATCGAGGCCGACGGGAGCTGCGGCTGA
- a CDS encoding rod shape-determining protein MreB, which yields MNSVIGRDLAVDLGTANTLVYVRRRGVLVDEPSVVALNDASGEVIAVGHDAKKMMGRTPDEITALRPLKDGVIADFEATEQMLRSFIARVHRRRYFAKPRMVICVPSSITPVEQRAVKEAGYQAGARRVYVVEEPMAAAIGAGLPVHEPTGNMVVDVGGGTTEVAVISLGGIVTSLSIRTAGDDLDHAIIAWLKKEHGLMVGERTAEDVKIQLGSAFPAPGEPDGEVRGRDLVSGLPRTVTVSSADVRKALDEPLHAIVDAVRVTLDQTPPELAGDIMDRGIVLTGGGALLRGLDERIRHETGMPVHVADDPLVSVALGAGRCVEEFEALQQVLVQNHRRF from the coding sequence GTGAACTCCGTCATCGGTCGGGACCTGGCCGTCGACCTCGGCACCGCCAACACGCTCGTCTACGTACGGCGCCGCGGGGTGCTCGTCGACGAGCCGAGCGTCGTCGCTCTCAACGACGCCAGCGGCGAGGTCATCGCGGTCGGCCACGACGCCAAGAAGATGATGGGCCGCACCCCCGACGAGATCACCGCGCTGCGCCCGCTGAAGGACGGCGTGATCGCCGACTTCGAGGCGACCGAGCAGATGCTCCGGTCGTTCATCGCCCGGGTCCACCGGCGCAGGTACTTCGCGAAGCCGCGGATGGTCATCTGCGTGCCGAGCTCGATCACGCCGGTCGAGCAGCGCGCGGTGAAGGAGGCCGGCTACCAGGCCGGCGCCCGCCGGGTCTACGTGGTCGAGGAGCCGATGGCCGCGGCGATCGGCGCCGGGCTCCCGGTCCACGAGCCCACCGGCAACATGGTGGTCGACGTGGGCGGCGGCACGACCGAGGTGGCCGTGATCTCCCTCGGCGGCATCGTGACCAGCCTGAGCATCCGCACGGCAGGCGACGACCTCGACCACGCGATCATCGCCTGGCTCAAGAAGGAGCACGGCCTGATGGTCGGCGAGCGCACCGCCGAGGACGTGAAGATCCAGCTCGGCTCCGCGTTCCCGGCGCCGGGGGAGCCGGACGGCGAGGTCCGCGGCCGCGACCTGGTGTCGGGCCTCCCGCGCACCGTCACCGTCAGCAGCGCCGACGTCCGCAAGGCGCTCGACGAGCCGCTGCACGCGATCGTCGACGCCGTGCGGGTCACGCTCGACCAGACCCCGCCCGAGCTCGCCGGCGACATCATGGACCGCGGCATCGTGCTCACCGGCGGCGGCGCCCTGCTCCGCGGCCTCGACGAGCGGATCCGCCACGAGACCGGGATGCCGGTCCACGTCGCCGACGACCCGCTGGTGTCCGTCGCGCTCGGCGCCGGCCGCTGCGTCGAGGAGTTCGAGGCGCTCCAGCAGGTGCTCGTGCAGAACCACCGGCGGTTCTGA
- the ndk gene encoding nucleoside-diphosphate kinase, with protein MTQRTLVLIKPDAVRRGLVGEVLSRFEAKGLSIVAMEHRTIDAGQADAHYHEHVEKDFYPPLRDFVTSGPLVALVLEGDEAIEVVRAINGATDGRKAAPGTIRGDLSLSNRENLVHGSDSPESAEREIALWFPNL; from the coding sequence GTGACCCAACGCACGCTGGTCCTGATCAAGCCCGACGCCGTCCGCCGCGGCCTGGTGGGCGAGGTGCTGTCCCGCTTCGAGGCCAAGGGCCTCTCGATCGTGGCGATGGAGCACCGCACGATCGACGCCGGGCAGGCCGACGCCCACTACCACGAGCACGTCGAGAAGGACTTCTACCCGCCGCTGCGTGACTTCGTCACCAGCGGCCCGCTCGTCGCGCTCGTGCTCGAGGGCGACGAGGCGATCGAGGTCGTGCGCGCGATCAACGGCGCGACCGACGGACGCAAGGCCGCCCCGGGCACGATCCGGGGCGACCTCTCGCTGTCGAACCGCGAGAACCTGGTGCACGGCTCCGACTCGCCCGAGTCGGCCGAGCGCGAGATCGCGCTCTGGTTCCCGAACCTGTAG